The proteins below are encoded in one region of Triticum aestivum cultivar Chinese Spring chromosome 1B, IWGSC CS RefSeq v2.1, whole genome shotgun sequence:
- the LOC123124209 gene encoding probable trehalase yields the protein MAPPPRHLLLLPVLLLLVSLLSAAQMEPAHAAAGEGDHGEGARALLALLQRVQSGALRVLGPRDFDPKLYVDLPLAPGADRAAAEAAVAAVTTRGEMEAFLARYFARAGSDLVEADPPDFEAEPRGFLPRVASGEARAWALQVHALWKDLARRVAPSVAARPDRHTLLPLPGRVVVPGSRFREVYYWDSYWVVRGLLVSKMYDTAKDIVLNLVYLVEEYGFVLNGARSYYTNRSQPPLLSSMVLELYTATGDLGLVRRAFPSLLKEHSFWVSELHNVEIMDNHGRVHNLSRYQAMWNKPRPESATIDEELASKLNSTAAKEKLYHQIASAAESGWDFSSRWMSNSTDMTTLVTTFVIPVDLNTFICKMERDIAVFAELIGEKATAEIFSQASKARHTAIESLLWNSEMEQWLDYWLPTDGNCQGVYKWELKSQNRKIFASNFIPLWLNAHNSGLGPFLDEAKSVRVMRSLQTSGLVCPAGIATSVSNTGQQWDFPNGWAPLQHLIAEGLLNSGSTEAKEFAEDIATRWVRTNYAAYKSSGAMHEKYDVEACGKSGGGGEYKPQTGFGWSNGVLLAFLEELGWSQDKEIGCPS from the exons ATGGCCCCGCCTCCGCGCCATCTTCTACTACTGCccgttctcctcctcctcgtctctcTGCTCAGCGCAGCGCAGATGGAgcccgcccacgccgccgccggcgAGGGCGATCACGGCGAGGGCGCCCGCGCGCTCCTCGCGCTGCTGCAGCGCGTGCAGTCGGGGGCGCTGCGCGTGCTGGGGCCGCGCGACTTCGACCCCAAGCTCTACGTCGACCTGCCGCTCGCGCCCGGCGCCGACCGGGCCGCCGCGGAGGCCGCGGTCGCGGCGGTAACCAcgcggggggagatggaggcgttCCTGGCCCGGTACTTCGCGCGGGCGGGTTCGGACCTGGTGGAGGCCGACCCGCCGGACTTCGAGGCCGAGCCGCGCGGGTTCCTGCCGAGGGTCGCGAGCGGCGAGGCGCGGGCGTGGGCGCTGCAGGTGCACGCGCTGTGGAAGGACCTGGCGCGGCGGGTGGCGCCGTCCGTCGCGGCGCGGCCCGACCGGCACACCCTGCTGCCGCTGCCCGGCAGGGTCGTCGTGCCGGGCTCCAGGTTCCGGGAGGTCTACTACTGGGACTCGTACTGGGTCGTCAG gggattaCTGGTGAGCAAAATGTACGACACAGCAAAGGACATCGTGCTCAATCTTGTGTACCTCGTGGAGGAATATGGGTTTGTTCTCAACGGTGCCCGATCCTACTACACTAATCGAAG CCAACCGCCACTTTTGAGCTCGATGGTTTTGGAATTATACACGGCAACAGGTGATTTGGGCCTTGTGAGGAGAGCATTCCCCTCTTTGCTGAAAGAGCATAGCTTCTGGGTATCAG AGCTTCACAACGTGGAAATAATGGACAATCATGGACGGGTGCATAATTTGAGTCGCTACCAGGCTATGTGGAACAAACCTAGGCCAGAAAGTGCAACAATT GATGAGGAACTGGCCTCAAAGCTTAATTCTACGGCTGCTAAGGAAAAATTATATCATCAGATTGCTTCAGCAGCTGAATCCGGATGGGATTTTAGCTCTCGATGGATGAG CAATTCAACTGACATGACAACCTTGGTAACAACATTCGTTATACCTGTGGACTTGAACACATTCATATGCAAG ATGGAACGGGACATAGCGGTCTTTGCAGAACTCATTGGAGAGAAGGCAACTGCAGAAATTTTCTCACAGGCTTCAAAAGCACGCCATACCGCAATCGAGTCTCTTTTATGGAATTCTGAGATGGAACAGTGGCTTGACTACTGGCTTCCCACTGATGGAAATTGCCAG GGAGTCTACAAGTGGGAATTGAAGTCACAAAACCGCAAAATATTTGCTTCTAACTTCATACCCTTGTGGTTAAATGCACATAATTCAG GTTTGGGGCCATTTCTGGATGAAGCAAAATCAGTGAGAGTCATGAGAAGCCTCCAAACATCAGGGTTGGTCTGTCCTGCAGGAATAGCAACTTCAGTATCCAATACAGGGCAACAATG GGATTTTCCAAATGgatgggcaccattgcagcatctGATAGCTGAGGGATTGCTGAACTCTGGTTCAACAGAAGCAAAAGAATTTGCTGAGGACATTGCCACGAGGTGGGTGAGAACAAACTATGCAGCCTACAAATCAAGTGGCGCAATGCATGAGAAATACGACGTCGAGGCCTGTGGAAAATCTGGAGGAGGCGGCGAATACAAACCACAG